The following are from one region of the Mangifera indica cultivar Alphonso chromosome 14, CATAS_Mindica_2.1, whole genome shotgun sequence genome:
- the LOC123196692 gene encoding acyltransferase-like protein At3g26840, chloroplastic gives MAATVVSSIFSAAFSQLSHPDIKLPSEKQLKRNLIFKRGAVASERTTSTTTSFQRVVENKSRRAEAAQRVEVEDPEECEGYEKSLKDYFDETRDMIRSADGPPRWFSPLESRSHTPDSPLLMYLPGMDGVGLGLIRQHHRLGKIFDVWCLHIPVKDRTSFTGLVKLIETSVRSENKRSPNRPIYIVGESLGACLALAVAARNPDIDLVLILANPATSFSKSALQPAIPLLELLPGELTLGLSSMLSLMTGDPLKMAMDNVIKGLSQQPTLDKLSQDIVAVSTHILVLADILPKETLLWKLELLKSAAAYANARLQAVEAPILILCSGKDQFLPSQEEGQRLRHTLPKCQTRRFNDNGHFLFLEDGIDLVTIIKGASFYRRRKSLDYVSDFIPPTTTEFNKLKEGSRWLTVVTSPVMLTTLEDGKIVRGLAGIPSEGPVLFVGYHMLLGLDVIPMIPHFFMERNILLRGIAHPMLFYKSIEGKLPDLENYDVVRLMGAVPVSATNFFKLMSSKSHVLLYPGGAREAVHRKGEEYKLFWPEESEFVRMAARFGAKIIPFGTIGEDDLAQVVFDYNDLIKIPYFRSQIEEMTDEAVKARPHATGELANQPVHMPILLPKVPGRFYYYFGKPIETQGRKQELKDRKKAHELYLEVKSEVEKCLAYLKEKREKDPYRGIVPRLLYQASHSFTSEVPTFEI, from the exons ATGGCGGCGACCGTCGTATCAAGTATATTTTCGGCCGCCTTTTCTCAATTATCTCATCCAGACATCAAGTTACCGTCCGAGAAACAACTCAAACGGAATCTGATTTTTAAGCGAGGCGCTGTTGCCTCAGAAAGGACTACATCCACAACGACGTCGTTTCAGCGCGTTGTAGAGAACAAGAGTCGTCGTGCTGAAGCAGCTCAGAGAGTTGAGGTGGAAGATCCAGAGGAGTGTGAAGGTTACgaaaagagtttgaaagattactttgatgaGACAAGAGATATGATTAGATCTGCCGATGGTCCGCCTCGCTGGTTCTCTCCGTTGGAGAGCCGGTCCCACACTCCTGATTCTCCTCTCCTTATGTATTTACCTG GGATGGATGGTGTTGGACTTGGGCTTATAAGGCAGCATCACAGACTTGGAAAGATTTTTGATGTATGGTGCTTGCATATTCCCGTTAAAGATCGGACATCATTTacag GTCTAGTGAAGCTGATTGAAACCAGTGTACGTTCAGAAAATAAGCGTTCACCAAATAGACCCATTTATATTGTTGGAGAATCTCTTGGAGCATGCCTTGCACTAGCAGTTGCAGCCCGAAATCCCGATATTGATCTTGTTCTAATTTTGGCCAACCCAg CTACTTCTTTTAGCAAATCAGCGCTGCAACCCGCAATACCTTTGCTGGAACTCTTGCCTGGTGAATTAACTCTTGGCCTTTCTTCTATGCTGAGCTTAATGACAG GTGATCCCTTGAAGATGGCCATGGATAATGTGATTAAAGGACTATCTCAGCAACCAACACTTGATAAGCTATCACAGGATATTGTTGCAGTGTCCACTCACATCTTG GTTCTCGCTGATATCTTGCCTAAAGAAACACTCCTCTGGAAGCTAGAGTTGCTTAAATCAGCTGCCGCATATGCCAACGCACGCCTCCAAGCTGTAGAAGCTCCAATACTGATCCTTTGCAG TGGAAAGGATCAGTTCCTGCCAAGTCAAGAAGAAGGCCAAAGACTCCGCCATACTCTACCAAAATGTCAGACCCGTAGATTTAACGACAATGGCCATTTTCTCTTCTTG GAAGATGGCATTGATCTGGTAACCATCATCAAGGGTGCTAGTTTCTATCGCCGCAGAAAAAGCCTTGATTATGTTTCAGATTTCATCCCACCAACCACCACTGAATTCAATAAACTAAAGGAGGGTAGCAG ATGGCTGACTGTTGTTACCAGCCCGGTGATGTTGACGACTTTAGAAGACGGGAAGATTGTGAGGGGTCTTGCTGGAATTCCTTCAGAGGGACCAGTCTTGTTTGTGGGATATCACATGTTATTAGGACTTGATGTGATTCCAATGATACCACATTTTTTTATGGAGAGGAATATCCTTCTGCGAGGCATAGCACATCCGATGCTGTTCTATAAGTCAATAGAAGGAAAATTACCAGACTTAGAAAATTATGATGTAGTCAGATTAATGGGCGCAGTTCCTGTCTCAGCAACAAACTTCTTCAAATTGATGTCTTCAAAGTCCCATGTTCTATTATACCCAGGAGGCGCGCGAGAAGCTGTTCATCGCAAG GgtgaagaatataaattattctGGCCAGAAGAGTCTGAGTTTGTCAGGATGGCAGCTAGATTTGGAGCAAAAATTATACCTTTCGGTACTATTGGAGAAGACGATCTTGCTCAA GTAGTTTTTGATTACAATGACCTAATAAAAATTCCTTACTTTAGATCTCAAATCGAAGAAATGACAGATGAGGCTGTGAAAGCAAG GCCTCATGCAACAGGGGAATTGGCAAACCAACCTGTGCACATGCCGATATTGCTACCAAAAGTTCCTGGcaggttttattattatttcggGAAGCCAATTGAAACACAAG GAAGGAAGCAAGAATTAAAAGACAGAAAGAAGGCTCATGAATTGTATTTAGAAGTGAAGTCTGAGGTGGAGAAATGCCTTGCTTATTTAAAGGAGAAAAGGGAGAAGGATCCTTATAGGGGTATCGTGCCTCGGCTCCTTTACCAAGCTTCTCATAGCTTTACTTCTGAAGTTCCCACATTTGAGATTTGA